Within Pseudorca crassidens isolate mPseCra1 chromosome 8, mPseCra1.hap1, whole genome shotgun sequence, the genomic segment TAAGTTACTGGAGGAAGTCACCAAGCCACCTTCATCCAGCAGTATTAAGAACAGGATAAACTACCATCATTTTAATCTGAACTTTCCTTAGAGCTTTCTGACTTCCATTAGAAAAATGGCCAAGAGACCACCTTCAGATGGCCTTTCCATCTACTTCGCACTCAGTACACCCGTGGAATTTACATAAACTTCCTTTTGCCCCTTCTCAGCTGTCTCAGAATTCAGTAGGGAAGCTTATATTCAGATAACCCAGAATCCTCTGTGAAGTTTGTTTACAGGCTCCTTTGTCCCTGCATCTGGCCGTGGTCTGGCAGGTAGCTCAATCAAGCTTGGTGAACTGAACTGGGCTCCTCTGCTGGCTAACAGGTCTCTCTTATCTACTGGAGAAAATATTCTGGAAACCCGCAGCCTCTTATCGCTGCTGCTGGTCAGCAGGAATGTAGGGATTGGCGCGTACTGGGGCAGTGCCTTTAAGGGATAGTGTTGTCAGTTCTTTTTTGCTCCTGTTGACAAATAAAGGAGCGAGTTCAAAAGTGGCATTTCCCCACAGCGGATGCTCCCTGACCCTGCTACTAACTGATGTTTGCATCTGCTTCTTTCCCTACAGTCTGACCACCCCGATGAAATACCATTCAGGCTCCACTGGAAGGAGCTTGAGGTCACGTCATTTGGTGTCATAAATGACTGGAAGGGCTTTTGAAAATTTAGCTTGGGAGTTGGGTGTAACTTTTATCCCACCGGGATGCTGTAGCTGGGCTTCGTTGCAGATGCCCCCCGCTTGACCTTCCTCTTCTGTGTATGGGAAATCAAGTCTGGGCCCCTGGCTTTAGAGAGCTGGGCAGGAAAAAAGGGGAGGTCATACTAATCCTTCCTAAAATGCAGCTGCAGCCTGTCACTTTGAAGAAGCATCAGAACTGCAGGCCAGGAGCTCTTGCCCAGATCACTTCTCTCAGTTCCAGCCCAGAGCAAACAAGGCTATTTAGGGATCTTAAGGATTAAAGATCAGAATCTAAGTGTGATGCGAGGGGGCCGAATAGATGAGAGCCAGTCCCCGTGGTGGTTTGTGCCCACTGTGACCTCAAGGTGCTTCTGCgtcattgcagaggaaggagaagcagCGTCTTACTGACACTGTGACACACGGAGGAATCACCTTTGCAGGGCACACTGGGGCGAGTGGTGAGCAGGCTGCATCCGGGTCTGAGGGCTTTGGCCACCCAGGCTCCATCTAGCTGTCCCGAGGGCTACCCATGAGCACAGACGGGGAAGCTCTGAGGTAGcgtatttctcttttcttaaggCACTGGTTCTCAACTGGAGCCAAGTGTGCCCCCCAGGGAATATTTGGGAATATCTGGAAGCATTTTTGGCTGTCACAATTGCAGGGGGTGCCTGTGTGCTGCTGGCACCTgatgggtagagaccagggacgCTGCTAACCACGCTACAATGCACAGCACAGCACGGCCCTCCCCTCACGACAGAGAaccctctccccccgcccccaaatgTAACTAGTGTGGCTGTTGAGAAACCCCGCCCTAAGGTGAAACTCAGCTGGACAGAAGGCGCTAGGTCAAGGAAGGGCAAGGTCTCTTGCTCTCAGTGAGTCCATCTTTAAAAACCTATTCAAGAATTTTGATAGACTCCAACAGAGCAGAGGCTTAcctttcctcccttgtctctcctcttttttttttttccacaacatCCCTCTTCTGTCACatgtatagattttttttgtctACTTCAatcatttgttattttgttttcttcttcatgtgGATACTTCTCACGAGTCATTGGTAACTGAGAAGCTCCAAGACAGGCTCCCAGAATTAAATGGCTGCACTACCCCCCGGAGTCATGGTCACCAGAGATGGGGCTGACTCAGGGGACacggtggggggtgtgtgtgtgcctgaTGCCGCTAATGAGAAGAGCAGGTGCCACTTGGTTGGCATTCCCTTAACCCATCTGACAccgagtaaaacaaaacaaaacaaaaacatgaaaaggaaagaaaatcaggcTACTGGGACAAAGCCAGAAATGGACGAGTGTATACGCCGGGAAAACGTTCACACCGATCACTGTCTGCTAATCCCAGCCGGTCTTCATCAGCAGCTCCCTGGTGCTCTGAGCTTTTATTCTACTAAAGACTTAAACcagtttgtttttaagaaaccaTTCTAATCCCCTTTAACTGTGTCATTTAATCTTGGTTACGAAGTTACTCTGGGAGCTGAGTGGAAGACACCCTTCCCCTCCCACAAACAAGATTAACCTTTCTTAGCTTATTTTTCCTAAGGTCTCAAGGGTAGTGCCAGCTAGGGGAAGGGGTAAAGCCACTGGGAGGaaggggggggcagggagaaaagGAGCCGGAGGAAGGCAAGGAAGGCAAATGACGGTCTCAgaagcagagcccaggctcttctGCTCACACAAACCTGGACAAAAAATTGGGCCACAGTCTAGAGTTGGGGGCTCTTATTCTGTTTTATCGAGTCATTTGCTGTCTCTCCGTCAAgagcacagagaagaaaacacagaggatACAAATAATCAAAGGGCCACATGCATGGGACCAGGGCAGGCTGCCAAGCTGCGCTTTCAACTTAAAGTTCAGAAGGAACTTGAGGGATTAAGAGTTTCAAATCCTGGTTATCAGAGCCCACCGTGGTCACCCACAGACCCTGGCTAGATGCACAGGAGCCCGGCCGGGGACCCCACCGCAGTGCACCTCAGGCCGGCGTCCacagtcccctccctcccccatctggGAGGTCTTCCTGCATGTCCAGTTGCTCTCCCATATGGACGGTCACATGTTGACTCCTGGCAAATACCAGCTCTCCAGAGCGCCCTTCTCTTTATCGGGTGTCCGCCTGGCCCCTGCCCCCGAGCAGGCTGGCCCACTGCTCTGTGCCACACAGATCAGCCACTCCAGCCATCGGCCCTTCCTCTTATCTCAGTCCTGGCCAGGGGCCGTGGGGCCGGGGGACTGGGAATGGGGTGAAGGGGTGAAAATGGCAGTTTTTAGGCAGAAAGTATGTTAGCCTCCTGCAGGAaagcatttccatttctttacaccaacaaAAGAATGCTGAGGCGCTGCACGAGCACCCCACTCCCTCCACCGACCTCCCCTCTGACCTCCCACCtgaccccctggccccaggagggGACCGGCTGGTACTCACGCTGCTGGGGTGAAGCAtgggcagaggcagcagcaggaGCGGCACGAAGATGACGAGCAGCAGCTTCCTGGCTCGGTGGAGGCCCTTCAGCAAACCCATCCTGGACCTCCTCCCTTCGGAGCCCGCGCCCGCCAAGTGCCTGTGCTGCTGGCGACGCTTGCCTCCCTCCAGAAACACTCCTTCAACCTTTCTCGGCTTCCAAGAGTCCTCTCTCGTCTTAAGAGCAGAACAGGAGGGCAGGTAGAGCCCCTGTTTGCAACAAAGGCCGGCCTCCTCGCCTTCGGTTTTAGGTGGGATTGGTGAGCATGGTTTTATGCCCAGCAAAAAGGAAGCGGGAAAGGATGATAAACGGGGGCATAATGGCTCTCTCTTTGCTTGATCAGTAATGGAGTAACTTCATTCCAAAGCTCAGCAAAAGCCCCCTTAATCAATCAAGATTACACCTCTGTTGCAGCTGTCTGGCTGCCGTCTATTGTGCCCTCCAacatttctcctctctctgaTGGCCTGTTTTGGGCAGTACCACTTTCGCTCTCTACCTGTGCTGGCTGTACCCCCTTTCCTTAAAAAACCTAGTCCCCCCGCGTCCCTTAAAACAAACCCCCGAGTTTGTCAGCAGACCATGGAGACTTCAAATAGGGCTGGTCTCTCCTCCCAGGACCTGGCACTTTAACTCTGTTCAAATTGCTCTCCTTCTAATTGGTTTCCCATTATAATTTGCCTTGAGCCTGGCCctccaaagcagaaaaaaaaagtccccaaGACATTCCTTTTTGTCACGGGACAAACTCTTGCTGGAGGCCCACCTTAACTTTCCTTCACCTATGGGACGCAGGACAGAGGCAGTAGCCACGCCCATTCCTCACAGCCAGTCAGCACGTTGGAAAGAATGAGTCAGTATCTCTTCCAAAGGCAGTTCAGGATTGGTCCCAGCAGGGGCCTGCTGATTCTGCAGAACCTAAGCAATGTGCAaagcttatttttgtttctcaaacaTCCTAGGGGCTGGAGTGATGACCATCACCGTAAACAGAATCCCACTTCCTCAAGCACTGCTTTAACGTTGCAAAGCATAGGACCCTGAGTTTTCTCTGGGAGGGCCACTTGCTGACCTAGGCCTTAGGAAGATGAAAATGTCTGGTGGcagggagaaaatgaaatattaatccTGGAGAACTTTACCCCAGAGTATAGAATATTAAGTCTTttagatttccctggtggcaaaggTTGTTTGCTTCAGCACCCGGGTGAATACAAAGCATCTGAGTCAACAGAGGATGTCAGCCTGTCGGAAAGACCACAGACCCTTTCAGGGAGAATGGGAAGGGTACTGCCTCTCTGGAAAAATCTAGATGCCAGTCTCATTTCAGAGGCCCTTGGCGCCCAGACATCTGTGGTCTTTCTGGCTGGAGTAGGTGTTCCAATGTCCCTCTCTGAGGCTTTTTACCAAAAAAGAAGCAGGAGGCTTCCTTTGGCTGGTgtgcagggaggaggtgggagggcagGAAAAAAATTGATGGGTGCAGGAATAGGGCCTTTGCAGCCCTTGGACGCTGGAATTTCTGCTGCTTACAGTTCAGGAGAAgcattctcttttctctgaaaaGTCATGTGGATATGgggcaaggaagaaagaaaaagagagagagaaagagaaagagagagagagagagagaaaagagagagagagagaaagagagagagagagaaagagagagcgagagagagagcaagagagagagagagagagagagaaagaaagagagagagaaagagagagagagaaagaaagagagagagagagaaggagagagagagagagagcgaaagagagagagagaaagagagagagagagagagagagaagccccCAAACTTTTATATTTGGTGGTCCTTGGCAGCATTGTCTTCATCTGAGAGATGCTGAGCAGAGTCAAGGGTTATGAAATTCACGTTCGCTTGAATTCACAGAACGCAAGGAATGGCATTCTAGGGTCTGCAGCTATGCCAGTTGGAAATAATCCCCAGGCTAAAGGCAAAGTGACTCCAAAAAGGTGACTCTAGAAAACCAGTTCTTCTTGACCTCTAAAGCAGGAGCAACTGTGGACGACCCAGTTTGAAATTTTCTTGCCATTGTAGGATGCGCTACAATGACTTTAAGTGCATTTTAAATCTTTAAGTGCATTTTAAAGACTGGCTACTGTATTTACTACATTCAGGCCTCGTTTTGTGATGGTTTGGAAACTCGGAGTGGGCAAAAACACATGTGTGATGTTTTGGTGGCAAATATTAAAAAGTCAGGGTACAAGTAAACAGCTGTGGAAGTCAACATTCTCTGTTAAACCCATGAGCCACTTCAAATTCCTTGGTGAGATAGTATGAGATAATAAAGATTCCATTAAGCCTGGAAACTCGATCATGACATTTTTATTACACCATAagtgaatatttgttaaataaaattatgtgagTGACATAGTAAGACCAGTAGTTCTCCTTCAGGACTCTATCCACTTTttagataaagaaaacattttcctaaGGAAATTTTATACATTGCTTAAGAAATGTAAGACAGATTCCACCTATATGAGGTATCAAAAGTAGTCAAACACTTAGAAACAGAAAGtcgaatggtagttgccaggggctggggggagagggaaaagcGGAGTTGTGGTTTCATAGGTATcgtttttgcaagatgaaaaagttctggagctcTGTCACACAACAGTGTACATGTAATTAACATTACTGTACCGTACGCTTAGAAATGGTTCGGATGGTAACTTTCATATGATGTGttttttaaccacaataaaaaaatgaaagctattAAAATGGGTTAGGAAAGTCAGGGGCACCATGTAAAGTCATTTAACAAGCATTTAATTTTAGGCCAGTGCTCTGGCCTTTACCACTTATGTGATTTACCACTTACGTGATTCTCCTTTATGAAGGTTTCAGCATATAGATGTTTTTCAATGTCTCTTGAGTGACACCAGAGGTAGCCATGAGAATGCCGACTATAGAGGAAACTTCCAGAATTTTTAGATCCTAAAATTTCCCGGCAGTCTAGAAATGGTAGAAGGGTTCCACTGAGTCACAGGCAAGCTTCCACTACTATGTCACACTCTGGATTATTTTTTGagtaaatatgacaaaatgtgACTGGGTTGTGATGGTGGTGTGTACGGTGCGGCATTAATGAGGCAAAATGGGAGAGTCCGTTGCTGTCCAGGCTACTCCCTCACTGCTCACTGGGCAAAGAGTCGGgttttggggtggtggtggtgaggagaATGTTTGATTTTGCTTGTAAATGAAGTCAGTGCTATAAAACTTTTTGTGGGTAAACAATTCATTTGTATTCAGCCTAAAATAGTGTTGAAGTATCTAGTTACTAAGAACgaaattttcatttgtctttaaaaaggttgtgcccgggcttccctggtggcgcagtggttgagagtccgcctgccgatgcagggcacacgggtttgtgccccggtccgggaggatcccgcatgccgcggagcggctgggcccgtgatccatggcctctgagcctgcgcgtccggagcctgtgctctgcaacgggagaggccacaacagtgagaggcacgcgtacaaaaaaaaaaaaaaaaaaggttgtgcccttcttctttcttttcttttttcagttgctTGCCACCTAAGTATGGACCCAATTTATCAGTACAAATGTGCCTTTAATTTTTTGTGGCAGGGTGAATGAACCGCCATTGCTATCACTGGTCCTGGGAACCACCCTCCCATTCACGGATCTCCTACCCCTGGGAGCATGTGTATCCTAACAAGGTAGGCAGGGACGACAAGGGTGGGTCTTTCCTCCTGGTGCCTAGAAGAAAGCTCTCAGATCCATTCTGATAGGGGTGGAGCGCCAGGGTGTATGCAGGACTCTGACTGTTAAGAGTATTGCCCAGTGTCTAAGGATTGAGGCCCTGCTGAGCCCTTCTCCAGCCCACATCCAGGAAAAGCACAAATACTGAAGGTAGGCCGTGAGGCTTATCTGCTTTCTGGGCAATCCCAAACTTGTCTGTACCTCTGTCTTGACTTTGTTTTAATCAGACAGTGATCCCCAAAGGAGACAGTGAGCAACAGAGTACGGGCAAGTAGAGGCAGCGAGGGGTCAAGCAGGAGAAACTGGGAGATGCCTCGAGGAATGGATATGAAGATAATCAGAACCGGACCCAAAGACAGAACAGCAGAGACACCAActgcaatgaaaagaaagagGCAAGTGGAGTGACTGCATGAAAGAGAACATGCAATCTTAGAGAAAAATTGAACACAAAAGCATATATCAGAGTCTGCATTTGAGGGAGGTAAAAGATCAATATAGCCACAGGGAGTGAGAACCAGAGGGGCTGATTAGTCTTCTGAGCCTGAGGACATCGGGATGCAAAGTGGGATTTTTCTCTGACGATAAACACCTTGTTCCTGCATCCTGGTATTACTTCAAAAGATCATGCAGCTTGCACTGCTAGGCGAGGCTCACTTATTCAAAGATTCTAAAGAAGTTCAGACCAGCTTTCATCTTCATTCAGTGACAATTGTCAAATACccatttcagaataaaaaatttaGCCCAGTGAATCCTTGTTTATTCAAAGATCAGACTTCCTGCAGCTTTAGCCTCCAGAACCCAGCTGTAAACCTCGGAGAAGCTGGAAAGATCTCTGAGCTGGTGAGGAATCTTTATTAGGACCCAGGTGCTTTACTCCTAGCAGGGACCTTCATCTATTAACTCTTATTTAATGTGGAATTATAACAAGACTTGCTATCTTATTTTTCAGGCGATGCCCAGTAAGAAAGAACAAATTGCAAAGGGCGAGTTATGTTGGTAGCAAAGAAAATGCTACTTTTATCGCCTGACAGTGAGGAAGGCAACAGAAAAACTCACACCAGATTCAGAGTTAAGAAAGCctgggactgggcttccctggtggcgcagtggttgagagtctgcctgccaatgcagtggacacgggttcgtgccccagtccaggaggatcccacgtgccgcggggcggctgggcccgtgagccatggccactgagcctgcgcatctggagcctgtgctccgcagcgggagaggccacagcggtgagaggcctgcgtaccgcaaaaaaaaaaaaaaaaaaaaaaagaaagcctgggACCTTTCAGGGTTGATACAAACAGTCCAGCAGAGACATCTCAGGTCCAGGTGTCCTCCCTGGAATATCTCACAGTTAGTTGAATGCTTGTGAACATTTCAGAAGTAGAGGAATCTTAGAGATGATCTCATCTAACTCCTTCATTAGAATGTTTCCAATATACTAAATTCAACCTTACTGGCTTTCATATATATCCAGTCAATATTGCTAAAATGAAAGTTTTGGCGTTTGAAAGGGTAAAATTCTGTCATCTGAAAATCATTTTTGTTTGGAGCACTTAATTCTCTGATAATGCTCAATAATTTTAGCATTAGGATGGGCAGGCCGTGGCACTGGTGCCACCTCTTTCGTTAGGATGACCCTCTCTGCATTAGCTTGGTTTCTCTGTTCAAAAGTCAAGGCATGACAGTAGCATTTCTGTTGGCCCCCTTCATGTTCCTCCTCTACATTAGACCAGGCTTCAGGAAAGAAGAGTCTAGATATATAGGTCATAACTGATTTTCTGACTGATTCTTTTTGGGGACTTTTGGAAAAGTTGAGAAGTATATCCTTGGTTAacaatgtatttatttggctataGCTCTAGTTTCTTTATATCTTACTACAGAACTTTGGAAAGGTGTTCATTCAATCCAGCACCCTGATCTCTTAGGACCAAAGAAATCTGTCCCCCACTTTCCCGCCATGCCCAGACTTCTGTTATGTCTCTCCTGGCTCTGTCCTCACTCTTGGGTGTTTGTGTTACAGTCACTCAATGTTAAAGCATATCTTAGACTCCTGCAATTCACCAGGCAAAACATTCAGCCTCTGGAGGCATCTTGAATTACCATTCCAGCCCTTTTTTCCAGCCCAGGTCACGTTATGATAGGAATCACAATCTTATGCTTGTCAAGAAGTTACAAGGGGCAAAGAGCATCGGTGTTTCTTGTTTTATCTTTGCTGCTCTGAGTTGGTGGTATGTGTTTTGTGGCTGGTCTCTGTAAATGGAGTAGAGAATGAAGAATTTCTGGATTACTGTGTGCTGGTCCCTGCTCCCTGGTCCTGGTGCCAGCCAGTCTCTCAGGGAGATGCTCTGGGACATGAGGACCGCATTAAGTCATGCCTCAAGGCATGGAAAAGGCTAAGGAGGGACTGGGCCCAGATATCCTTCTGATGCCCTTGGGACGAGGCTGTGCGGTAGGCTGTGTAGGCCAGGGTCAGCGCTGTCCTTTCGAAGTCCTCTTTCTTGAGGGTGCCTGGGTGGTTGGAGAGGCTGGCGCTCAGCCGCCGGATGTCTGGGATGCTCTTGGGGATCACATCATTGCAGATGGCGCGGAAGTCCGAGGCCTTCCGCAGGGAGGAGAGCTCCTCGTCCTTGATGGAGATCTTCAGGTCAGGGCTGATCTCAAGTTCAGCCAGAAGGAACTGGGGGGAAACATGGGGTGTAGAAAAGCATGAGGCATTCGTTGTGGAGGACATCACTGGATTCACGATCACGTGCGTTCATGTAGGGAGGTGACTTGCAAAGAGCTTTGGAATCGAGAGACCTGGGTCCCAGTCCTGACTTTCCCACCACCTGCGTAACCTCAGATGAGTCACCTAACTTCTCTcagcctccttttcttcctctgtggaATGATTAATAACAACAGTACTTCACTGGGATATTGTGAGGAGTAAATAAGACAAATATGAGTGACACCTGTCACTGTGCCTGGTACAAAGCCCCTATTAAGTGACTCTTTGTTGTTTCTAGTGCCCCGAATcacccccttctctccttcctccctcccacccaccaaaGATCTTCTAAAGCACAGACTGACTATTTTGGATAATTTAAAATCAGAAGCTGGGAATTAGAAGCATGCAGAGAATTGTGCTAGGAATTAAGTGTGCTACAGAGATTTGTCCTCATTTCTCAACTGTTCTTTAAGAGTAGGGGTGAGGTCTGTCATAGGCACCCCCTGCTCAGTGCCAGGCTCATATCAGGAACCTAATCAGTACCATTTAGACGGAGTCCTAACTCTTCCCCTCTGTCTCCGGCTTCCCCCGGCTCTAATCCATCCTGCGCGCTACTGTCTGTTATCTTCCTAAAACAGGCCTCTTGCTCTGACTCCCACGTTCATGACCTGGCAGAGGCTATGCATTTTCCAGTTTGTTCCCCGAGGCAGGATTTGAAATCTTCTGCCTGGCTCAGCTGCGTGACTATAGCAGGCTGTCCCCTTCTTAGTCAGACAGTCCTAGTACATGCAGGATGTCAGAGGGCGTCCAGACAGGAGGGGAACTTTGGCGATCTTTGGAGTCCCTCCTTTAACAGCTGAGGAGATTCAGGCCCAGGGAGAAATGGTGGCTTATGCAAGGTTACGTAGCCGATGGGCGGCAGAACCAGAACTAAAGCTTAGGTCTCGAACCTGGAATTTTATCACTGAACCTAACCAAGCGGCCTTGGGTAAAGTTACCTGTGGTTTGGAGGAGAGGTGGGGTCTTGGTGCCAGAGGtatgagaggcagagggagagagcctTTGGGGCGGCCCCAGATTCAAAAATGGGGCTGTCACAGTGTGAGGTGACTGAGACACAACTCCACTCAGACAATAGGTTTGGCATTGCCTGGGCGCTGCTGATGAGTCCTGGCTTAAAGCTCTGGCTGGGGAATATTGCCCCGCTCTGTTGCTTGGGTGCAGGTAGAGGCGCCTCTGGGCCAAGCCTAAATCTCTAATTTTGCCTCGACTAAACCCCTAATGCCAACCTTCCCTGGGACGGCATGCGGGAAAGGAGAAGGGGGTGCAAGGAACACTTTCCTCTGGGATGGGCAGGATTCCACTACCTCCACACACAAGTCTAGGCCAGTCCCCCGGGGAACAGAGGTCACTCATTTTCAGGGGCTCAGGTCACTTCTCCAAAAAATATAGAGAAGGAGCAATGCCTTTTGAGTTACTTGCGTGGCCCACTCTCCCCTCTGCCTACCTCATAGAGCAGCTCTACTTCCTCCAGGGAGCTCTGCAGGACGGGGTTCAAGGGCACCGACGAGGATCTCTTTGGCCGGTGGGCGGCAGGGAAGAGCacggctgaaagaaaaaaagagtgagctCGCCGGGCTGCAGCGTGCACTGGCTTCTCCCGTGGGTGAACCCCAAGGTTAGCCATCCAGTCTTGAAAGTGACTGACTCCAAGTGGTGGTGGAGCTGCGAGAAAAAGGGGCAGCTTCTTTAAGACACTTGGTTGTGATTTACCAGAAAACTGGGCAATAACTGTAAAAATTGGTGAGACCTCGGGGTAAGTAGGGCCCCCGGAAGTTGTGCAAAGCGCAATTTGCATAACCATACATGACAGCTCTGCTTCTTGATAATGGCGCCCTTGGGCCATCAAGATAGTGTCCAGTGATGTCCAGAGTACTGTGTTGAAGAAGGGAACTGCATAAGCAAGGATTTCTATTAGAAGTGATAAGAATGAAACATCTTCAATGTAAAGGACACTGGTAGGAATCTCCCACCTCCTGGAAAAGCTGGTTGGCTGTAATATTGCTTTCTCTGTAATCCATTTATTAGCTAGCCCACAAGTTCCTCAGGGGCTTGGATCAAAGTGCTTTCATGTTTATGCCTGTGCAGCATAGCCTGGCAGGTTTCCAGGGTGCACACAAGGTGCAGTTGTTGGCAGACTGCATCCCTGCATTGATGGGGGCCTTGACGGGCAGAGGGGTAGCCCTGCTTCTGCAGACCATCTTGGGGGATGGAGCCTACAAACTCCAGAGCAATAGTTCCTGGCCCAGAATTTTAGCAGGATTTGTTCTCTTTGCCAGAAAAGTGCCCATTTCCCACAGAATCATAGATTTTAGGACTTGAGAAGGCCTTAGCCTCTGCTCACTCACAGCCTCTGCCTCGGGTCTCAGGTGGAGCTCAGGAGGGCGAGGCATCTCCTTCCTACTCCACAGCTTCACAACCTTGACCATACATTAGAGTCGCCCAGGGTGTGTGGGTCCCAGCTCCAGTAGTTCTGATTTAAGTGACTAGGATGTGATTGAGACAGTCAACTTTCTGAAAGCTTCCTAGGTACTTCTAATGGCAGCCAGGTTGCCAGTCAGAAGGTGCTTGACCCAAGCCTGTGTAGAAGGAGCTGTTCCTGCTGAGCGGATGCTCCCAATTCAGCCCAATGCTTCTCAGCCTTGACTGtgcgtcagaatcacctgggagctttatAAACCTACACGCCCAAGGCCGCCTCCCAGGCCAGTTCATGGGCATCTCTGGGGTGGAGGTAGGCATCGGGACTTCTGACAGCTCCCTGGTGTTACAACGGGCAGGCAGTGTCCATAACCACTGGGTTACCCAGACCCACCACCAAGCAGCTGGTGCCTGGCTAGAATTCAGAGCTCATTCCCATCCGATGAGGCCTTATAGGGGCATCTGAAGAGACCAAGGCCCTCGTGTTCTCGGAGACAAGAGAGTGGCGGCACAAGGAGGGGTGTACTTTGACCCTACTTTCTCCTTGGTGGGAGGTGACACTAGGACCAGAACGGGTCCTGGACCAAGATGCGGCCTATTCCTTCTTACCATGAAACCCCTTTTCAAGGTAGGATTGAGAGCAACTCCTTTATG encodes:
- the FAM180A gene encoding protein FAM180A — encoded protein: MCWKTLLLLLLYYDAQATLSHRWSRAVLFPAAHRPKRSSSVPLNPVLQSSLEEVELLYEFLLAELEISPDLKISIKDEELSSLRKASDFRAICNDVIPKSIPDIRRLSASLSNHPGTLKKEDFERTALTLAYTAYRTASSQGHQKDIWAQSLLSLFHALRHDLMRSSCPRASP